In Streptomyces hawaiiensis, one genomic interval encodes:
- a CDS encoding TetR/AcrR family transcriptional regulator: MTIQTRRERERAERERLIVTAARELAEAEGWDAVTTRRLAEEIEYSQPVLYSHFKGKGAIMAAVAVQGCADLADELRAARTAAGSAREALAAVGGAYTAFARRRPALYDVIFTLAVDLPFATPEAPAALQDAFGELLQAVLPIAADGEDTGLLTETYWAGLHGLVTLMRSGRLPEEAHERRLALLIGHFVPPGTS, translated from the coding sequence ATGACGATCCAGACGCGCCGGGAGCGCGAACGAGCGGAACGCGAGCGGCTGATCGTGACGGCCGCACGGGAACTGGCGGAGGCGGAAGGCTGGGACGCGGTGACCACGCGCCGGCTCGCCGAGGAGATCGAGTACAGCCAGCCCGTCCTCTACAGCCACTTCAAGGGCAAGGGCGCCATCATGGCGGCGGTGGCGGTGCAGGGCTGCGCGGACCTGGCCGACGAGCTGCGGGCGGCGCGCACGGCGGCCGGGAGCGCCCGCGAGGCACTGGCGGCGGTGGGCGGCGCGTACACCGCCTTCGCCCGGCGGCGGCCCGCGCTCTACGACGTGATCTTCACGCTCGCCGTGGACCTGCCCTTCGCCACCCCCGAGGCGCCGGCCGCTCTCCAGGACGCCTTCGGTGAACTGCTGCAGGCCGTCCTGCCGATCGCGGCGGACGGCGAGGACACGGGTTTGCTGACGGAGACGTACTGGGCCGGGCTGCACGGGCTGGTGACCCTGATGCGCAGCGGTCGGCTACCCGAGGAGGCACACGAGCGACGACTGGCACTGCTGATCGGCCACTTCGTGCCGCCCGGCACGAGCTGA
- a CDS encoding DUF4267 domain-containing protein translates to MTVTAYTLAVVLNLFCLFLGYRFLFQPAAAAAGYGVPADPGGDAGAYLTIKGLRDGTLGLVGLALLAFAGAGAEAWFMLAVALVPLGDTLIVLRHGGTKAVAFGVHFATAVIVLISAGLLFAV, encoded by the coding sequence ATGACCGTCACCGCCTACACCCTGGCCGTCGTGCTCAACCTGTTCTGCCTGTTCCTCGGCTACCGGTTCCTGTTCCAGCCGGCTGCCGCCGCCGCCGGTTACGGCGTTCCGGCCGACCCCGGCGGCGATGCCGGGGCCTACCTGACGATCAAGGGCCTGCGGGACGGCACTCTCGGGCTGGTCGGTCTGGCGCTGCTCGCCTTCGCGGGGGCCGGAGCCGAGGCCTGGTTCATGCTCGCCGTGGCACTCGTACCGCTGGGCGACACCCTGATCGTGCTGCGCCACGGCGGTACGAAGGCGGTGGCCTTCGGGGTCCACTTCGCCACCGCGGTCATCGTCCTGATCAGCGCCGGACTGCTCTTCGCGGTCTGA
- the gatC gene encoding Asp-tRNA(Asn)/Glu-tRNA(Gln) amidotransferase subunit GatC produces MPGITREEVAHLARLARLELKPEELDHFAGQLDDIIGAVARVSEVADQDVPPTSHPLPLTNVMRADEVRPSLTPEQALSGAPAQEQQRFKVPQILGED; encoded by the coding sequence ATGCCTGGCATCACGCGCGAGGAGGTCGCCCACCTCGCCCGGCTGGCGCGTCTGGAGCTGAAGCCCGAAGAGCTCGACCACTTCGCGGGACAGCTGGACGACATCATCGGCGCGGTCGCCCGCGTCAGCGAGGTCGCCGACCAAGACGTACCGCCGACCTCGCACCCGCTCCCGCTGACGAACGTCATGCGCGCGGACGAGGTCCGTCCGTCGCTCACCCCCGAGCAGGCGCTCTCCGGCGCCCCGGCCCAGGAGCAGCAGCGTTTCAAGGTGCCGCAGATCCTGGGGGAGGACTAA
- the gatA gene encoding Asp-tRNA(Asn)/Glu-tRNA(Gln) amidotransferase subunit GatA: protein MTDNVNIIKLTAAETAAKIASGELTAVEVTEAHLARIEAVDEKVHAFLHVDREGALAQARAVDAKRDRGEKLGSLAGVPLALKDIFTTEGIPTTVGSKILEGWIPPYDATVTQRLKAADIVILGKTNMDEFAMGSSTENSAYGPTGNPWDLTKIPGGSGGGSSAALASFQAPLAIGTDTGGSIRQPAAVTGTVGVKPTYGAVSRYGMVAFSSSLDQGGPCARTVLDAALLHEVIAGHDPLDSTSIDAPVPQVVEAARNGSVEGMRVGVVKQFRGEGYQAGVIQRFDESVALLKELGAEIVELDCPSFDLALSAYYLIAPSECSSNLARFDGLRYGLRTGDDGTHSAEEVTSLTREAGFGPEVKRRIMLGTYALSSGYYDAYYGSAQKVRTLIKQDFDKAFEQVDVIVSPTTPTTAFAIGERADDPMAMYLADLCTIPTNLAGNAAMSLPCGLAPEDDLPVGLQIIAPVMKDDRLYKVGAAVEAAFVEKWGHPLIEEAPSL from the coding sequence ATGACGGACAACGTCAACATCATCAAGCTCACGGCCGCCGAGACCGCCGCGAAGATCGCCTCCGGCGAGCTCACGGCCGTCGAGGTCACCGAGGCCCACCTCGCCCGCATCGAGGCCGTCGACGAGAAGGTGCACGCCTTCCTGCACGTCGACCGCGAGGGCGCCCTCGCCCAGGCCCGCGCCGTCGACGCGAAGCGGGACAGGGGCGAGAAGCTCGGCTCTCTCGCCGGCGTCCCGCTCGCGCTGAAGGACATCTTCACCACCGAGGGCATCCCGACCACGGTCGGCTCGAAGATCCTCGAGGGCTGGATCCCGCCCTACGACGCGACCGTCACCCAGCGTCTGAAGGCCGCCGACATCGTCATCCTCGGCAAGACCAACATGGACGAGTTCGCCATGGGGTCCTCCACCGAGAACAGCGCCTACGGCCCGACCGGCAACCCCTGGGACCTGACCAAGATCCCCGGCGGCTCGGGTGGCGGTTCGTCCGCCGCGCTGGCCTCCTTCCAGGCCCCGCTCGCCATCGGCACGGACACCGGCGGTTCCATCCGCCAGCCCGCCGCCGTCACCGGCACGGTCGGTGTGAAGCCGACGTACGGCGCGGTCTCCCGGTACGGCATGGTCGCCTTCTCGTCCTCCCTCGACCAGGGCGGGCCCTGCGCCCGCACGGTCCTGGACGCGGCCCTGCTGCACGAGGTCATCGCCGGGCACGACCCGCTCGACTCCACGTCCATCGACGCCCCGGTCCCGCAGGTCGTCGAGGCCGCCCGCAACGGCTCGGTCGAGGGCATGCGCGTCGGCGTCGTCAAGCAGTTCCGCGGCGAGGGCTACCAGGCCGGCGTCATCCAGCGGTTCGACGAGTCCGTCGCGCTGCTGAAGGAGCTGGGCGCCGAGATCGTCGAGCTGGACTGCCCCTCCTTCGACCTGGCGCTGTCGGCGTACTACCTGATCGCGCCGTCCGAGTGCTCCTCCAACCTCGCCCGCTTCGACGGCCTGCGCTACGGCCTGCGGACCGGCGACGACGGCACGCACTCCGCCGAGGAGGTCACCTCCCTCACCCGCGAGGCCGGCTTCGGCCCCGAGGTCAAGCGCCGCATCATGCTCGGCACGTACGCCCTGTCGAGCGGGTACTACGACGCCTACTACGGCAGCGCCCAGAAGGTCCGCACGCTCATCAAGCAGGACTTCGACAAGGCGTTCGAGCAGGTCGACGTGATCGTCTCCCCGACGACCCCGACCACCGCCTTCGCGATCGGCGAGCGCGCCGACGACCCGATGGCGATGTACCTCGCCGACCTGTGCACCATCCCGACCAACCTGGCGGGCAACGCGGCCATGTCGCTGCCGTGCGGTCTCGCCCCGGAGGACGACCTCCCGGTCGGCCTGCAGATCATCGCCCCCGTCATGAAGGACGACCGCCTGTACAAGGTGGGTGCAGCCGTCGAGGCCGCCTTCGTGGAAAAGTGGGGCCACCCGCTGATCGAGGAGGCTCCGTCGCTGTGA
- the gatB gene encoding Asp-tRNA(Asn)/Glu-tRNA(Gln) amidotransferase subunit GatB: MTTTTDLVSYEDALASYDPVMGLEVHVELGTKTKMFCGCSTALGQDANTQTCPVCLGMPGALPVVNATGVESAIKIGLALNCEIAEWCRFARKNYFYPDMPKNFQTSQYDEPIAFNGYLDVQLEDGETFRVQIERAHMEEDTGKSTHVGGATGRIHGASHSLLDYNRAGIPLIEIVTKPIEGAGERAPEVARAYVRELRELIKALGVSEARMEMGQMRCDVNLSLRPHGREKFGTRSETKNVNSLRSVERAARFEIQRHAAVLSSGGTIIQETRHFHEDTGSTTSGRVKEEAEDYRYFPEPDLVPVAPSREWVEEIRSGLPELPLVRRSRLREEWGVSATDMQAILNAGALEPIVATIEAGADAASARKWWMGELARSANESGKTLDELAITPQQVARVTELVAKGDLNDKLARQVIEGVLAGEGTPDEVVDKRGLKVVSDEGALTTAVEEAIVGNPGVADKIRGGKVAAAGALVGAVMKATRGQADAARVKELILEKLGVSEG, encoded by the coding sequence GTGACCACCACGACCGACCTGGTGTCGTACGAGGACGCACTCGCGTCGTACGACCCCGTCATGGGCCTCGAGGTCCATGTGGAACTCGGCACCAAGACCAAGATGTTCTGCGGCTGTTCGACCGCTCTCGGCCAGGACGCCAACACGCAGACCTGCCCGGTCTGCCTCGGCATGCCCGGCGCGCTCCCGGTCGTCAACGCGACCGGCGTCGAGTCCGCCATCAAGATCGGCCTCGCGCTGAACTGCGAGATCGCCGAGTGGTGCCGCTTCGCCCGGAAGAACTACTTCTATCCGGACATGCCGAAGAACTTCCAGACCTCCCAGTACGACGAGCCGATCGCCTTCAACGGCTACCTCGACGTGCAGCTGGAGGACGGCGAGACCTTCCGCGTGCAGATCGAGCGCGCCCACATGGAGGAGGACACCGGCAAGTCGACGCACGTCGGTGGCGCGACGGGCCGTATCCACGGCGCCTCGCACTCGCTGCTGGACTACAACCGCGCCGGCATCCCGCTCATCGAGATCGTCACCAAGCCGATCGAGGGCGCGGGCGAGCGTGCCCCCGAGGTCGCGCGGGCCTACGTCCGTGAGCTGCGCGAGCTCATCAAGGCGCTCGGCGTCTCCGAGGCCCGGATGGAGATGGGCCAGATGCGCTGCGACGTGAACCTGTCGCTGCGCCCGCACGGCCGGGAGAAGTTCGGCACGCGTTCCGAGACGAAGAACGTCAACTCGCTCAGGTCCGTGGAGCGCGCGGCCCGCTTCGAGATCCAGCGGCACGCGGCCGTGCTGTCGTCCGGCGGCACGATCATCCAGGAGACCCGGCACTTCCACGAGGACACGGGCTCGACGACCTCGGGCCGTGTGAAGGAGGAGGCCGAGGACTACCGGTACTTCCCGGAGCCCGACCTCGTCCCGGTGGCCCCCTCCCGTGAGTGGGTCGAGGAGATCCGGTCCGGGCTGCCCGAGCTGCCGCTGGTCCGCCGCAGCCGGCTCCGTGAGGAGTGGGGCGTCTCGGCCACCGACATGCAGGCGATCCTCAACGCCGGTGCGCTGGAGCCCATCGTCGCCACGATCGAGGCCGGGGCCGACGCCGCCTCCGCCCGCAAGTGGTGGATGGGCGAGCTGGCCCGCAGCGCCAACGAGTCGGGCAAGACGCTCGACGAGCTGGCGATCACGCCGCAGCAGGTGGCCCGGGTCACCGAGCTCGTCGCGAAGGGCGACCTGAACGACAAGCTGGCCCGGCAGGTCATCGAGGGCGTCCTCGCGGGCGAGGGCACCCCGGACGAGGTCGTCGACAAGCGCGGTCTGAAGGTCGTCTCCGACGAGGGCGCGCTCACCACCGCCGTCGAGGAGGCCATCGTCGGCAACCCGGGCGTCGCGGACAAGATCCGCGGCGGCAAGGTGGCCGCTGCCGGTGCGCTCGTCGGCGCCGTCATGAAGGCCACGCGCGGCCAGGCCGACGCGGCCCGCGTCAAGGAGCTGATCCTGGAGAAGCTGGGCGTCAGCGAGGGCTGA
- a CDS encoding SAM-dependent methyltransferase, which translates to MSDITTRNTNDPLSDRVSHPGYPRSNGYDARWTIDNQMGPHALWLLEWLAPALGLDTLSPGSRVLDLGCGRAMTSVFLAKEYDAQVTAADLWVKPDENAGRIAEAGVADRVLPVFAEAHDLPFGESSFDAIVSIDAYQYFGTNDLYLPQLTRLLKPGGRIGVVVPALREEIDGVEPPEHLKPYWEPGFWCFHTAAWWRRHWTRSGAVAVETADWLDDGWRDWLRWCEVVAEEHTDEWHVRMAGQCAEMLRLDRGETLGFVRVVGRRL; encoded by the coding sequence ATGTCGGACATCACCACCCGGAACACGAACGACCCCCTCAGTGACCGTGTGAGCCACCCCGGCTACCCGCGCAGCAACGGCTACGACGCCCGCTGGACCATCGACAACCAGATGGGCCCGCACGCGCTGTGGCTGCTGGAGTGGCTGGCCCCCGCCCTGGGGCTCGACACCCTGAGCCCCGGCTCCCGCGTGCTCGACCTGGGCTGCGGCCGCGCCATGACGTCGGTCTTCCTCGCCAAGGAGTACGACGCCCAGGTCACCGCCGCCGACCTGTGGGTCAAGCCCGACGAGAACGCCGGGCGCATCGCCGAGGCGGGTGTCGCCGACCGCGTCCTGCCCGTGTTCGCCGAGGCGCACGACCTGCCGTTCGGCGAGAGCAGCTTCGACGCCATCGTCTCCATCGACGCGTACCAGTACTTCGGCACCAATGACCTTTACCTGCCCCAGCTGACGCGCCTGCTGAAGCCCGGCGGGCGGATCGGCGTCGTCGTACCGGCACTGCGCGAGGAGATCGACGGCGTCGAGCCGCCGGAGCACCTCAAGCCGTACTGGGAGCCCGGTTTCTGGTGCTTCCACACCGCCGCGTGGTGGCGGCGCCACTGGACCCGCAGCGGGGCGGTGGCGGTCGAGACGGCCGACTGGCTGGACGACGGCTGGCGCGACTGGCTGCGCTGGTGCGAGGTCGTGGCCGAGGAGCACACGGACGAGTGGCACGTCCGGATGGCCGGCCAGTGCGCCGAGATGCTGCGCCTCGACCGGGGCGAGACGCTGGGCTTCGTGCGAGTCGTGGGACGCCGCCTCTGA
- a CDS encoding MMPL family transporter translates to MAALARWCVQRRLLSVLLWLLAFAGIAAGAAVAGTTYSNDYEVPGTESGRATELLHEGFPQLGGDSDTVVWHTTSGSVRAADVEQTMARTLDRIENLPGVASVTSPYDGPGTGRISADGRTAYASVTFHDQAEDIAEGEARAVVDTAKSAETDGLRVELGGSAVALTESSGGHLAEIVGVIVAAVVLFLAFGSLAASLLPIATALVGVGTAYAGIVLLGHAMTVADFAPMLGLLIGLGVGIDYALFIVTRHRRGLKRGLSVAEAATNAVATTGRAVVFAGATVCIALLGMLILRLSFLNGVAVAASLTVILTVAASVTLLPALLSFIGMRALSRRERRRLAEHGPQPELPTGFAARWSAFVERHPKVLGAVALAVMAVLALPTFSLHLGTSDQGNDPRTATTRQAYDLLADGFGPGVNGPLTLVTEVDGADDKLALDNLDGTLRTTDGVASVTPVTFDSGGHTAYLTVVPESSPQSTDTSDLVDRLRGDVLPRAEAGTSLDVQVGGMTAGYDDFADVIVSKLPVFVGVVIGLGCLLLLLAFRSVGIPLKAAAMNVAAVASAFGVVVAIFQWGWGSELLGLGSAGPIEPFLPVIMVSVLFGLSMDYQVFLVSRMYEEWLETGDNRRAVRVGLAETSRVINSAAVIMISVFLAFVLSGDRVIAMFGIALAAAVALDAFVLRTLLVPALMHLLGGANWWLPRWLDKRMPRVSIEPPESRAAHERLAAATDAEVADVLAEEERQRDVRDIPG, encoded by the coding sequence GTGGCAGCCCTCGCCCGCTGGTGTGTCCAGCGCCGTCTGCTCAGCGTCCTGCTGTGGCTCCTCGCGTTCGCGGGGATCGCCGCGGGCGCCGCCGTCGCCGGCACCACGTACTCGAACGACTACGAGGTCCCCGGCACCGAGTCGGGCCGCGCCACCGAGCTGCTGCACGAGGGCTTCCCGCAGCTCGGCGGGGACAGCGACACCGTCGTCTGGCACACCACGTCCGGCAGCGTCCGCGCGGCCGACGTCGAGCAGACGATGGCCCGCACCCTGGACCGGATCGAGAACCTCCCCGGCGTGGCCTCGGTCACCAGCCCCTACGACGGGCCGGGCACGGGCCGCATCAGCGCGGACGGCCGCACGGCGTACGCCTCGGTCACCTTCCACGACCAGGCCGAGGACATCGCCGAGGGCGAGGCGCGGGCCGTCGTCGACACCGCGAAGAGCGCCGAGACCGACGGGCTCCGGGTGGAGCTGGGCGGCAGCGCCGTCGCGCTCACCGAATCCTCCGGCGGGCACCTCGCCGAGATCGTCGGGGTGATCGTCGCCGCGGTGGTGCTGTTCCTCGCCTTCGGCTCGCTCGCCGCCTCCCTGCTGCCCATCGCCACCGCCCTGGTCGGCGTCGGCACCGCCTATGCCGGGATCGTGCTGCTCGGGCACGCCATGACCGTCGCCGACTTCGCGCCCATGCTGGGCCTGCTGATCGGGCTCGGCGTCGGCATCGACTACGCGCTGTTCATCGTCACCAGACACCGGCGCGGGCTGAAACGCGGGCTGTCCGTCGCCGAGGCCGCCACGAACGCCGTCGCGACCACGGGACGCGCGGTCGTCTTCGCGGGTGCCACCGTTTGCATCGCCCTGCTCGGCATGCTGATCCTCCGGCTGAGCTTCCTCAACGGCGTCGCCGTCGCGGCCAGCCTCACCGTGATCCTCACCGTCGCCGCGTCCGTGACGCTGCTGCCCGCCCTGCTGTCCTTCATAGGCATGCGCGCGCTCAGCCGCCGTGAGCGCCGCCGCCTCGCGGAGCACGGGCCGCAACCCGAGCTGCCCACCGGCTTCGCCGCCCGCTGGTCGGCGTTCGTGGAGCGCCACCCCAAGGTGCTCGGCGCGGTCGCCCTGGCCGTCATGGCCGTCCTCGCACTGCCCACCTTCTCCCTGCACCTGGGCACCTCCGACCAGGGCAACGACCCCAGGACGGCCACCACCCGCCAGGCCTACGACCTGCTCGCCGACGGTTTCGGCCCGGGGGTCAACGGCCCGCTCACCCTCGTCACCGAGGTCGACGGCGCCGACGACAAGCTCGCCCTGGACAACCTCGACGGCACGCTCCGCACCACCGACGGCGTCGCCTCGGTGACCCCCGTGACCTTCGACTCCGGCGGCCACACCGCATACCTCACCGTCGTCCCCGAGTCCTCCCCGCAGTCGACGGACACCAGCGACCTCGTCGACCGGCTGCGCGGCGATGTGCTGCCGCGCGCCGAGGCGGGCACCTCGCTCGATGTGCAGGTGGGCGGCATGACGGCCGGCTACGACGACTTCGCCGACGTCATCGTCTCCAAGCTGCCGGTGTTCGTCGGGGTCGTCATCGGCCTGGGCTGTCTGCTGCTCCTGCTCGCCTTCCGGTCCGTCGGCATCCCGCTGAAGGCCGCCGCGATGAACGTCGCCGCCGTCGCCTCCGCCTTCGGGGTGGTGGTCGCGATCTTCCAGTGGGGCTGGGGCAGCGAACTGCTCGGCCTCGGCAGCGCGGGGCCCATCGAGCCCTTCCTGCCCGTGATCATGGTGTCGGTGCTCTTCGGCCTCTCCATGGACTACCAGGTCTTCCTGGTCAGCCGGATGTACGAGGAGTGGCTGGAGACCGGCGACAACCGGCGGGCCGTGCGCGTCGGACTCGCCGAGACCAGCCGGGTCATCAACTCGGCGGCGGTCATCATGATCTCCGTCTTCCTGGCCTTCGTGCTCAGCGGCGACCGGGTGATCGCCATGTTCGGCATCGCCCTGGCCGCCGCCGTCGCCCTGGACGCCTTCGTCCTGCGCACGCTCCTCGTCCCGGCCCTGATGCACCTGCTCGGCGGCGCCAACTGGTGGCTGCCCCGCTGGCTGGACAAGCGCATGCCGCGCGTCAGCATCGAGCCGCCCGAGAGCCGCGCCGCCCATGAGAGGCTGGCCGCCGCGACGGACGCCGAGGTGGCGGACGTCCTGGCGGAGGAGGAGCGGCAGCGGGATGTACGCGATATCCCTGGGTGA
- a CDS encoding GNAT family N-acetyltransferase gives MYAISLGDGAELRPLEPWHAGEFLAHLERGREFIGRYIPFGTTETDLLSARAKLQRYADMRAADTGSLHGLWLEGTLVGGVLFLNFDAATGNCEVGCWLEPAATGRGLVTRAMRVLIDWAVEERGIHRVEWVAASGNRASLNVARRLGMTRDGVRREAHPYGGVRHDLEVWSVLAPEWRATRARAAHNDH, from the coding sequence ATGTACGCGATATCCCTGGGTGACGGCGCCGAGCTGAGGCCCCTGGAGCCCTGGCACGCCGGGGAGTTCCTGGCGCACCTGGAGCGGGGGCGGGAGTTCATCGGCCGGTACATCCCGTTCGGGACGACCGAGACGGACCTGCTCTCGGCCCGGGCGAAGCTCCAGCGCTACGCCGACATGCGCGCCGCCGACACGGGGTCCCTGCACGGCCTGTGGCTGGAGGGGACGCTGGTGGGCGGAGTGCTGTTCCTGAACTTCGACGCGGCGACCGGAAACTGCGAGGTCGGCTGCTGGCTGGAGCCGGCCGCGACGGGCCGGGGACTGGTCACGCGCGCGATGCGGGTCCTCATCGACTGGGCCGTCGAGGAACGCGGCATCCACCGCGTCGAGTGGGTCGCCGCCTCCGGCAATCGGGCGAGTCTCAACGTGGCGCGGCGGCTCGGGATGACCCGTGACGGTGTACGACGTGAGGCCCACCCCTATGGTGGCGTACGGCACGATCTCGAAGTCTGGTCGGTGCTGGCGCCCGAGTGGCGCGCCACACGCGCGCGTGCCGCTCACAACGATCATTAA